From the genome of Psychrilyobacter atlanticus DSM 19335, one region includes:
- the hrcA gene encoding heat-inducible transcriptional repressor HrcA: MSANNWLIGVVKMITDREKLVLGAIIDYYLTSGGTIGSRTLVKKYNIEYSSATIRNVMADLEDLGYLSKTHTSSGRIPTDLGYKFYLSELLKIEKLSRKEMEKIHQIYDEKIGEFDGILRKTSNLLSKLTSYAGIVLEPSISHETIKKVELVHVTDYMAMAVIVMDDSTVRTRKIHFENSINEVELKKICIKLNEKSSKGEVQTFEIEEFVKEKGNPVLESISDKVYQDMEGEFFINGASTIFEDKTVEEAKEALEIFNRRKGLDEIFKELVSTREHKQGEVYVVFGDELNIKALKDFSFVYSFYKNGDSQGIIGVVGPKRMAYSKTVGLVEYVTEEVNSMINIALKKGDSHE; encoded by the coding sequence ATGAGTGCTAACAACTGGCTGATTGGAGTGGTGAAGATGATTACAGATAGAGAAAAGCTAGTGTTAGGAGCGATAATTGATTACTACCTGACTTCAGGTGGGACCATAGGTTCTAGAACATTAGTAAAAAAATATAATATAGAGTATTCATCGGCAACCATTAGAAATGTAATGGCTGATTTAGAGGATTTAGGTTATCTGTCGAAAACCCATACATCATCGGGAAGGATACCCACAGATCTTGGATATAAATTTTATCTTTCGGAACTTCTAAAGATAGAAAAATTATCCAGGAAAGAGATGGAAAAGATACATCAAATATACGATGAAAAGATCGGAGAATTTGATGGGATACTGAGAAAGACTTCTAATTTATTGTCTAAGTTAACATCTTATGCAGGGATAGTACTAGAACCCAGTATAAGTCATGAGACAATAAAAAAGGTTGAATTAGTCCATGTAACTGACTATATGGCTATGGCTGTAATAGTTATGGATGACTCTACAGTAAGGACAAGAAAGATACATTTTGAAAACTCGATAAATGAAGTAGAATTAAAAAAAATATGTATAAAATTAAATGAAAAATCATCTAAAGGTGAAGTTCAGACCTTTGAGATAGAGGAATTTGTAAAGGAAAAAGGAAACCCAGTATTAGAATCTATATCGGATAAAGTATATCAGGATATGGAGGGAGAATTTTTTATAAATGGTGCTTCTACTATATTTGAGGATAAGACAGTAGAGGAAGCCAAAGAAGCCTTGGAAATTTTTAACAGACGTAAGGGCCTCGATGAGATATTCAAAGAACTGGTCAGTACAAGGGAGCATAAACAAGGTGAGGTGTATGTAGTATTTGGGGATGAACTAAATATAAAAGCCCTGAAAGATTTCAGCTTTGTATATTCTTTCTATAAAAATGGTGATTCCCAGGGAATTATAGGAGTAGTAGGACCTAAACGTATGGCTTATTCTAAAACTGTAGGCTTGGTAGAATACGTTACAGAAGAAGTTAATAGTATGATTAATATAGCACTAAAAAAAGGAGACAGTCATGAGTAA
- a CDS encoding fumarylacetoacetate hydrolase family protein has product MKFFTFEYEGLEEIGILTKDGKKIIPIDEVELSQEFFDMNDFIETHEKSDIEKLDKLWKGEKKADVYYDFDKVLVLAPIPLPLHDIICVGLNYKAHILETVAELNMKNEIPVSPVIFSKRARHAGGSEAVIPLHDDITKKLDYEVELGVVMGKETSKTAKSEVKDSIFGYTIMNDISARDLMVKHQQWTIGKGLDGAVVMGPCIVHKDYIDYPVKLNIAAKVSGELRQNSNTENFIFDIDRLVSDISKGMTLEAGDIISTGTPAGVGMSFDPPKYLKDGDVIECEIEGIGVLKNIVKG; this is encoded by the coding sequence ATGAAATTTTTTACATTTGAATACGAAGGGTTAGAAGAGATAGGTATACTAACAAAGGATGGGAAAAAAATAATACCCATAGATGAGGTTGAGTTGAGTCAGGAGTTCTTTGATATGAATGATTTTATAGAGACCCATGAAAAAAGTGATATAGAAAAATTAGATAAACTCTGGAAGGGGGAGAAAAAAGCAGATGTATATTACGATTTTGATAAGGTTTTAGTATTAGCTCCTATTCCTCTGCCCCTACACGACATTATATGTGTCGGGTTAAATTATAAGGCGCATATACTAGAGACGGTAGCTGAGTTAAATATGAAAAATGAGATCCCTGTGAGCCCTGTAATATTCAGTAAAAGAGCAAGACATGCAGGTGGCAGTGAAGCTGTAATACCATTACATGATGATATTACAAAAAAATTAGACTATGAAGTAGAATTAGGGGTAGTAATGGGAAAAGAAACCTCTAAGACTGCAAAATCAGAGGTAAAGGATAGTATCTTTGGATATACAATTATGAATGATATATCTGCCAGGGATCTTATGGTTAAACATCAGCAGTGGACTATCGGCAAGGGTCTGGATGGAGCTGTAGTAATGGGACCGTGTATCGTTCATAAAGACTATATAGATTATCCCGTTAAACTAAATATAGCCGCTAAGGTAAGCGGAGAATTGAGACAAAATTCCAATACTGAAAACTTTATATTTGATATAGATAGATTGGTTTCGGATATATCAAAGGGGATGACTTTAGAAGCAGGAGATATAATTTCTACAGGAACTCCAGCAGGGGTAGGGATGTCCTTTGATCCACCAAAGTACTTGAAAGATGGAGATGTTATAGAGTGTGAGATCGAGGGGATAGGAGTGTTGAAAAACATAGTGAAAGGATAA
- a CDS encoding AI-2E family transporter, producing the protein MEDKKNQETRKAVDIFIRISFIAILFIWSFTIIKPLFMITLWGIIIAVSSFPLHKGLTKILRGRDKLSAILLVLTGLICVILPVVLFMDSTIESLGKIAGNLKAGTLTIPPVSEEIKKIPVLGKKIGELWTLFTRDFSDIIEGVAPQLQIYAPKILGIISALGLTIVQFIFSILIGGIFLMNAEVSSRGAGKIFKILIGEFVEDFHEVAAGTIKSVVQGVVGIAVIQAVFAGIGMLAAGVPGAGVWSILVMILAIIQLPPMIILVPIAVYVYSTQTITIGVLYIVWTLFVGILDNLLKPFLLGRGVDIPMLVILLGSLGGMLTYGIIGLFAGPVILALGYKFIVALVEKNETKNGD; encoded by the coding sequence ATGGAAGATAAAAAAAATCAGGAAACACGAAAAGCTGTAGATATATTTATACGGATAAGTTTTATAGCGATCCTTTTTATATGGAGCTTTACAATAATAAAACCACTTTTTATGATTACCCTTTGGGGGATAATAATAGCGGTATCGAGCTTTCCGCTCCACAAAGGGCTAACCAAAATATTAAGGGGAAGAGATAAACTATCGGCAATATTATTGGTACTCACAGGCTTAATATGTGTGATCTTACCTGTGGTGTTATTTATGGATTCTACAATAGAGAGCCTGGGGAAGATAGCAGGAAATTTAAAGGCCGGAACACTGACAATACCTCCGGTGAGCGAAGAGATAAAAAAAATTCCTGTATTGGGGAAAAAAATAGGTGAACTTTGGACATTGTTTACAAGAGATTTTAGCGATATAATAGAAGGAGTGGCTCCTCAGCTTCAAATATATGCTCCTAAAATTTTAGGAATAATTTCAGCATTAGGGTTAACCATAGTTCAATTTATATTTTCCATATTGATAGGAGGAATATTTCTTATGAATGCAGAGGTTTCCAGCAGGGGAGCCGGTAAAATTTTTAAAATATTGATAGGAGAATTTGTTGAAGATTTTCATGAAGTAGCGGCAGGAACCATAAAAAGTGTCGTCCAGGGAGTTGTAGGAATAGCAGTAATTCAGGCTGTTTTTGCAGGAATCGGAATGCTGGCAGCAGGAGTCCCAGGTGCTGGGGTATGGAGTATATTGGTTATGATCTTAGCTATAATCCAATTGCCGCCAATGATAATACTGGTACCCATAGCTGTATATGTGTATTCCACGCAGACTATAACCATAGGTGTACTTTACATAGTATGGACTCTGTTTGTGGGAATATTAGATAACCTATTGAAACCGTTTCTCTTGGGGAGAGGTGTGGATATTCCCATGCTTGTGATCCTGCTGGGATCTTTAGGAGGGATGCTTACTTATGGAATAATCGGGCTTTTTGCCGGACCTGTAATTTTAGCTTTGGGATATAAATTTATAGTGGCCTTGGTAGAAAAAAATGAAACAAAAAATGGCGATTAG
- the ppdK gene encoding pyruvate, phosphate dikinase gives MGKIYRFGNGKADGGAELKNLLGGKGANLAEMAKIGVPVPPGFTLTTEMCNFYTEFGEKALKDSIWSDVKDGILEVENILNKKFGDSKNPLLFSVRSGARQSMPGMMDTVLNLGLNDEIVEGLAAITDNPRFAWDSYRRFIQMYGDVVLGMTPESKEDLNPFEKIIDNYKKELKIKTDLDFNVENLKVLVSRFKDAIQEQMGIQFPQDPYEQLWLAILAVFRSWMNDRAITYRAIEGIPSNWGTAVNVQSMVYGNTGSDSATGVAFTRNAATGENYFNGEFLINAQGEDVVAGVRTPWQITKKESLEWAVRNNIPMEERRRNHPSLEELMPEVYKDLYKIQRILEDHYTDMQDMEFTVQNRKLWLLQTRTGKRTGMAMIKIAMDLYNENKINSEEVIRRIKLSKIDELLHPVFDKDKIDIEVLTRGLPAAPGAAVGQVVFFADEVEKYEKAILVRLETSPEDINGMNLAQGFLTVRGGMTSHAAVVARGMGKCCIAGAGEIVIDYKKRKFKVGDRVFKEGDFISIDGSTGMVYEGKLVTKAPKLDNNFHQILEIADKLARMEVRANADTPKDAKKAIEFGAKGIGLCRTEHMFFEEDKIKAMREMILAPNTEGREKALAKMLPLQREDFIGIFEVLKEKPVTIRLLDPPLHEFLPHTKEKQEELAHEIHVPAGKIREAVEHLKESNPMLGHRGCRLGITYPEITVMQTRAIIEAALEVHSRGIDVYPEIMVPLIGKVEEYRLQKQLILDTITKVFEEKNSSIKYKIGTMIEVPRAALTADKIASETEFFSFGTNDLTQMTFGYSRDDTGTFLPTYLKEGVLEVDPFKIIDTEGVGQLMDIASTKGRNINKDLEIGICGEHGGEPHSIKFVNGLGFDYVSCSPYRIPIARLSAAKAEIK, from the coding sequence ATGGGTAAGATTTATAGGTTCGGTAATGGAAAAGCCGACGGTGGAGCAGAACTTAAAAATTTACTGGGAGGAAAGGGGGCCAATCTAGCTGAGATGGCTAAAATTGGTGTCCCAGTGCCTCCCGGATTTACATTGACTACTGAAATGTGCAATTTTTATACTGAGTTCGGGGAAAAAGCCCTGAAAGATTCTATTTGGAGTGACGTAAAAGATGGGATTCTTGAAGTTGAAAATATCTTAAATAAAAAATTTGGTGATTCTAAAAACCCACTATTATTTTCAGTCAGATCTGGGGCCAGACAGTCTATGCCTGGGATGATGGATACAGTTTTAAATCTGGGACTCAACGACGAAATAGTGGAAGGGTTGGCTGCTATCACTGATAATCCAAGATTTGCCTGGGACTCCTACAGAAGATTTATTCAAATGTATGGAGATGTTGTCTTAGGAATGACCCCAGAATCCAAAGAGGATCTCAACCCCTTTGAAAAGATAATCGACAACTATAAAAAGGAACTAAAGATAAAAACTGATCTTGATTTCAATGTGGAAAACCTAAAAGTATTAGTGAGTAGGTTTAAAGACGCTATACAAGAACAAATGGGTATCCAATTTCCCCAGGATCCATATGAACAGCTATGGCTGGCTATATTGGCGGTATTCAGAAGTTGGATGAATGACAGAGCTATTACCTATAGAGCTATCGAAGGGATCCCATCTAATTGGGGAACTGCTGTAAATGTACAGTCTATGGTCTATGGAAACACCGGTTCTGATTCTGCTACCGGGGTAGCCTTTACAAGAAATGCTGCTACTGGTGAAAATTATTTCAATGGAGAATTTTTAATAAATGCCCAGGGGGAAGATGTAGTTGCAGGTGTCAGGACCCCATGGCAAATAACTAAAAAAGAGTCTCTTGAGTGGGCAGTTCGGAATAATATCCCTATGGAAGAGAGAAGAAGAAACCATCCATCTCTAGAAGAACTCATGCCTGAAGTATACAAAGATCTCTATAAGATTCAGAGAATATTAGAAGATCATTATACAGATATGCAGGATATGGAATTCACAGTGCAAAATAGAAAACTTTGGCTCCTCCAGACCAGAACTGGAAAGAGAACCGGTATGGCCATGATTAAGATAGCAATGGACCTCTATAACGAAAATAAGATAAATTCAGAGGAAGTTATCAGAAGGATAAAACTCAGCAAGATTGATGAACTTCTACACCCAGTATTTGATAAAGATAAAATAGACATAGAAGTCCTTACCCGTGGACTCCCTGCTGCACCAGGAGCTGCTGTAGGTCAGGTAGTTTTCTTTGCTGATGAGGTAGAAAAGTATGAAAAAGCAATCTTAGTCAGACTTGAAACCTCTCCCGAGGATATCAACGGTATGAATTTAGCTCAAGGATTCTTGACTGTTCGTGGGGGGATGACTTCCCATGCAGCTGTAGTGGCCCGGGGAATGGGGAAATGCTGTATTGCCGGAGCTGGAGAGATAGTGATTGATTATAAAAAAAGAAAATTTAAAGTAGGAGATAGGGTATTCAAAGAGGGAGATTTTATCTCTATCGACGGTAGCACTGGGATGGTCTACGAGGGTAAACTTGTCACTAAAGCTCCTAAGTTAGACAATAATTTTCACCAAATTTTAGAGATTGCTGACAAATTAGCCAGGATGGAAGTCAGAGCAAATGCAGATACTCCAAAAGATGCTAAAAAAGCCATTGAATTTGGAGCAAAAGGAATTGGTCTCTGCAGAACAGAACATATGTTCTTTGAAGAAGATAAGATAAAAGCTATGAGGGAGATGATCTTAGCTCCAAATACAGAAGGACGGGAAAAAGCTCTAGCCAAGATGCTTCCCCTTCAAAGGGAAGATTTTATAGGTATCTTTGAAGTTTTAAAAGAAAAACCCGTAACAATAAGGCTGCTCGACCCACCTCTCCATGAATTCCTTCCACATACCAAGGAAAAACAAGAGGAATTGGCTCACGAAATTCATGTTCCAGCTGGAAAAATCAGAGAAGCTGTAGAGCATCTAAAAGAATCCAACCCAATGTTAGGACACCGTGGATGCCGTCTGGGAATTACCTATCCTGAGATCACCGTTATGCAGACCCGGGCTATTATAGAAGCTGCTCTGGAGGTTCATTCTAGAGGAATCGATGTCTATCCCGAAATAATGGTTCCCCTCATTGGAAAGGTCGAGGAATATAGATTACAAAAACAACTTATCTTAGATACTATTACAAAGGTATTTGAAGAGAAAAATAGCAGCATTAAATATAAAATAGGAACTATGATCGAAGTTCCCCGGGCTGCTCTTACAGCTGATAAAATAGCTTCAGAGACAGAGTTCTTCTCCTTCGGTACAAACGACCTGACACAGATGACCTTTGGATATTCTAGAGATGATACAGGAACATTTTTACCGACCTATCTAAAAGAAGGAGTATTGGAAGTTGATCCATTTAAAATAATAGACACAGAAGGTGTCGGCCAGCTTATGGATATTGCTAGTACTAAAGGACGAAATATTAATAAAGATTTGGAAATTGGAATATGCGGCGAACATGGAGGTGAACCTCATTCCATTAAATTTGTAAATGGCTTGGGCTTTGACTATGTCAGCTGTTCCCCATATAGAATTCCTATAGCAAGACTCTCTGCAGCTAAGGCAGAGATAAAATAA
- a CDS encoding FadR/GntR family transcriptional regulator: MKKTAIDIAYEYIEKMIIKGDWKAGDKITPEVRLAEELGISRVSVRSAIEKLVALNILSKKRGGGSFVNKVDEGTYLNNLIPFMAISGSSYHEILEYRSYMDVLAVELFIKNANKENKENLQSIFNKMKISHGGEDFFLLDMDFHQEIASGSQNKMLSKVNQIIFNILKYNYTEEYHKLPPAERIEEHKKILDAILDRDIEMAKLSTKLHILRSLKDLDKIK; this comes from the coding sequence ATGAAAAAAACAGCTATAGATATAGCCTACGAATATATTGAAAAAATGATAATTAAAGGTGATTGGAAGGCGGGGGACAAGATCACTCCCGAAGTCAGACTTGCCGAAGAATTGGGGATAAGCAGGGTTTCTGTAAGGTCTGCTATTGAAAAATTAGTAGCACTAAATATCTTATCTAAAAAAAGAGGAGGGGGAAGTTTTGTAAATAAGGTCGATGAAGGAACTTATTTAAATAATCTTATTCCTTTTATGGCAATTAGTGGAAGCAGTTATCACGAAATCTTAGAATATCGTAGTTACATGGATGTTCTTGCAGTGGAACTTTTTATAAAAAATGCTAACAAAGAAAATAAAGAAAACTTACAATCTATATTTAATAAAATGAAAATCAGCCATGGAGGAGAGGATTTTTTTCTTTTGGATATGGATTTTCATCAAGAGATTGCAAGTGGCAGCCAAAATAAGATGTTATCTAAGGTAAATCAGATAATTTTTAATATCCTAAAATATAATTATACCGAAGAATACCATAAACTTCCTCCTGCTGAAAGAATAGAGGAACATAAGAAAATACTAGATGCTATCTTAGACAGGGATATAGAGATGGCAAAATTATCAACTAAACTGCATATATTGAGGTCTTTAAAAGATTTAGATAAAATAAAATAG
- a CDS encoding PTS sugar transporter subunit IIA, producing MKLSSYLNPRCIYLNLEGDTKEDIIGQMIDNTAKNDKIFNESVDLIRKSVFAREAEVSTAMGSGIAIPHARVDGYDDILISIGIMKEPIECDMADMRNKDQVKIFFMITAETLKSKVILKIMSSITKIAIKDKVLLEKLKNAKTGSEVYDLLSHIDVKIENKITAEDVMDPTIKPASPNDTLDDIARRLITEEKPGFPVVDDKGYFLGEMTERELISYGMTDYTSVMDDLNFFTIGEPFEEYLKNEKTATISEIYRKKTIVVDRKTPIMEICLLMVNKGFTRIYVVEKGKYYGTILRSHIIKKVLHI from the coding sequence ATGAAATTATCAAGTTATCTGAATCCTAGGTGTATCTACTTAAATTTAGAGGGAGATACCAAGGAAGATATCATCGGTCAAATGATCGACAACACTGCTAAAAATGACAAAATATTCAATGAATCTGTAGACCTGATCAGGAAATCAGTCTTTGCCAGGGAAGCTGAAGTCTCTACTGCAATGGGAAGCGGTATCGCTATTCCCCATGCCAGGGTAGATGGATATGACGATATCCTCATCTCTATAGGTATCATGAAAGAACCTATTGAATGTGATATGGCAGATATGAGAAATAAAGATCAGGTTAAGATCTTCTTTATGATTACTGCCGAAACTCTAAAAAGTAAAGTCATCTTAAAGATCATGTCTTCTATTACTAAGATAGCTATCAAAGATAAAGTCCTATTAGAAAAATTGAAAAATGCCAAGACAGGATCTGAAGTCTATGATTTACTTAGCCATATCGATGTAAAGATCGAGAATAAGATCACTGCTGAGGATGTTATGGATCCTACAATAAAACCAGCGAGTCCAAATGATACCTTAGACGATATAGCGAGAAGACTTATCACTGAAGAAAAACCTGGATTTCCTGTAGTAGATGACAAGGGATATTTTTTAGGTGAGATGACTGAAAGAGAGCTTATCTCCTACGGAATGACTGATTATACTTCGGTAATGGATGACTTAAATTTCTTCACCATAGGAGAACCCTTTGAGGAATATTTAAAGAATGAAAAAACAGCCACAATCAGTGAAATTTATAGAAAAAAAACAATAGTTGTAGACAGAAAAACTCCTATAATGGAAATATGCCTGCTCATGGTAAATAAAGGCTTTACCAGAATATATGTGGTTGAAAAAGGAAAGTATTACGGTACAATCTTAAGATCACATATAATCAAAAAAGTTTTACATATATAA